Proteins found in one Dermacentor silvarum isolate Dsil-2018 chromosome 8, BIME_Dsil_1.4, whole genome shotgun sequence genomic segment:
- the LOC119460999 gene encoding uncharacterized protein LOC119460999, with protein sequence MDRRRLLLLKKKLLLLMKLRELQQQQRRRVWVKPMFLERKQRSLYYTAMRRLRDGDYDLFFKLYRMTPRLFDILLSFVEDDLTRQHVVREPLEPGERLAITLSYLASGKDIRDVANAYLVGIETARKSIHDTCRAIWTQLKHRFMKVPTKEDWSRIADDFEKCCQFPNCLGAVGGRHVTIIAPRHSGGGYMNHKGCDSVVLVAAVDSNCKYIFIDVYAESRQQHSDVFESSEFGQALLGGSLDLPLMAPLPSSDEKIAAYTFIGDEACPLRRNLVIPFPAGQAKDERAVFNYRLNRVRRCAENAFGLTAARWRVLLRTVHLQPTNADYVIRAACMLHNFLTDLNPQLEGYRDTEDSVGSVVPGRWRQSVEEANGKESHYFPLEAKHVEDADAAGSETRNDLMTYFCSSAGEIPWQWHLPDVSKEATLTHLREQQLLPAPP encoded by the exons ATGGACAGGAGGAGGCTGCTGCTATTAAAGAAGAAGCTCCTCCTTTTAATGAAGCTAAGGGAACTGCAGCAACAACAGAGGCGGCGTGTTTGGGTCAAGCCCATGTTTCTGGAACGCAAACAAAGGAGTCTCTACTACACCGCA ATGCGCCGACTTCGTGACGGAGATTACGATCTGTTCTTCAAATTGTATCGCATGACACCGCGGCTATTCGACATTCTGCTTTCCTTTGTGGAGGACGACCTGACGCGGCAACATGTCGTCAGGGAGCCCCTGGAACCAGGAGAGCGACTCGCGATAACGTTGAG TTACTTAGCCTCAGGCAAGGACATCAGAGACGTCGCCAATGCTTATCTAGTGGGCATCGAAACTGCACGGAAAAGCATTCACGACACCTGCCGGGCGATCTGGACGCAACTGAAGCACCGTTTTATGAAG GTGCCAACCAAAGAAGACTGGTCTCGAATAGCTGATGACTTTGAGAAGTGCTGTCAGTTTCCGAACTGTCTGGGTGCCGTTGGTGGCAGGCACGTGACAATCATCGCCCCACGTCATTCAGGTGGTGGATACATGAACCACAAG GGTTGTGACTCCGTGGTGCTGGttgctgcagtcgacagcaactGCAAGTACATCTTCATCGATGTCTATGCTGAGAGCCGTCAACAGCATAGCGACGTCTTCGAAAGTTCGGAATTTGGCCAGGCGCTTCTTGGTGGCTCTCTGGACCTTCCTTTGATGGCACCATTACCCAGCTCTGACGAAAAAATTGCTGCCTACACCTTCATCGGTGATGAGGCCTGTCCACTACGGAGGAACCTTGTGATACCATTTCCTGCGGGACAGGCTAAAGATGAGAGAGCAGTCTTCAATTACAGGCTGAACCGAGTGAG GAGATGCGCAGAGAATGCCTTTGGACTCACAGCAGCCCGTTGGAGAGTGCTGCTCCGAACTGTTCACCTGCAGCCAACCAATGCTGACTATGTCATCAGGGCAGCCTGCATGTTGCATAATTTTCTCACTGATCTGAATCCGCAGCTGGAAGGCTACAGAGACACGGAAGACAGCGTCGGCAGCGTGGTTCCGGGTCGCTGGCGGCAAAGTGTCGAAGAGGCAAACGGGAAGGAGTCACACTATTTTCCCCTTGAGGCGAAGCACGTGGAGGATGCAGATGCAGCTGGTTCAGAGACCAGGAATGACTTAATGACATACTTCTGCAGCAGCGCGGGGGAGATCCCCTGGCAATGGCATCTGCCAGACGTGTCGAAGGAGGCCACACTGACGCACCTGCGTGAACAGCAGCTTCTGCCGGCCCCACCATGA